A genome region from Pseudomonas sp. S06B 330 includes the following:
- a CDS encoding MFS transporter, producing the protein MNDAVALPAVTDAESLETREVFRKVILRLLPYLFLAYALNTIDRLNVSFAKLRMAEDIALSDAAYGIGAGIFYLGYILFEVPSNLYLQRIGARATLTRIMVLWGIVTVATAFVTSANQLIVARFFLGVAEAGFFPGVILYLTYWFPPALRARITAVFLMAAMIAGIVSGPLAGWIMTHLHGWMGLRDWQVLFVVEGIPAMVLGVFGWFWLVDKPDDAHWLTARQKQLLATALAQGKGAETTSASLGQVLRNRQVYIAGLVFFCLYSGSNTVSYWMPTLIRGFGVQDLKTIGLLASLPYLVALVGMYLLARSSDKRLERRWHVALTVLVSAGCFALLGPAQEHLVFSVMLMTVGAAAALASLSLFWTIPPALLSPSAAAVGIAVISCIGGMAGVISQVVVGAIKTATGSLYLAFDVIAVVLVVGAVLLLVAIPAKQLKERSHS; encoded by the coding sequence ATGAACGACGCCGTTGCACTGCCCGCCGTAACCGATGCAGAGAGCCTGGAAACCCGCGAGGTGTTTCGCAAGGTGATCCTGCGCTTGTTGCCCTATCTGTTCCTGGCCTATGCCTTGAACACCATCGATCGCCTCAACGTGTCTTTTGCCAAGCTGCGCATGGCCGAAGACATTGCCTTGAGCGATGCTGCGTATGGTATCGGTGCGGGGATTTTCTACCTGGGCTACATCCTCTTTGAGGTGCCGAGCAACCTGTACCTGCAACGGATCGGCGCGCGGGCGACATTGACGCGGATCATGGTGCTGTGGGGCATCGTCACCGTGGCGACGGCCTTTGTCACCAGCGCCAACCAACTGATCGTGGCGCGGTTCTTTCTCGGTGTGGCCGAGGCTGGCTTTTTTCCGGGGGTGATTCTGTACCTGACGTACTGGTTCCCGCCGGCATTGCGCGCGCGGATCACCGCGGTGTTTTTGATGGCGGCGATGATTGCCGGCATTGTCAGTGGGCCGTTGGCCGGTTGGATCATGACGCACCTGCATGGCTGGATGGGCCTGCGCGACTGGCAGGTGCTGTTCGTGGTTGAAGGCATTCCGGCGATGGTGCTGGGGGTGTTCGGCTGGTTCTGGCTGGTGGATAAGCCGGACGATGCCCACTGGTTGACGGCCCGACAGAAGCAACTGCTGGCCACTGCACTGGCACAGGGGAAGGGCGCAGAAACCACCAGCGCCAGCCTGGGTCAAGTGCTGCGCAATCGGCAGGTGTATATCGCAGGTCTGGTGTTCTTTTGTCTGTACAGCGGTTCGAACACCGTGTCGTACTGGATGCCGACGTTGATCCGCGGGTTCGGCGTGCAGGACCTCAAAACCATTGGTCTGTTGGCCAGCCTGCCGTACCTGGTGGCGCTGGTTGGCATGTACCTGCTGGCACGCAGTTCGGACAAGCGCTTGGAACGGCGTTGGCATGTGGCGCTGACCGTCCTGGTCAGTGCAGGGTGTTTTGCGTTGTTAGGGCCCGCGCAAGAACACCTGGTGTTTTCAGTCATGCTGATGACCGTGGGGGCTGCAGCGGCGCTGGCATCCTTGTCGTTGTTCTGGACCATCCCGCCGGCGTTGCTGAGCCCCTCGGCAGCGGCGGTGGGGATTGCCGTGATCAGTTGCATTGGCGGTATGGCTGGGGTCATCAGCCAGGTGGTAGTCGGCGCGATCAAAACTGCAACCGGCAGCTTATACCTGGCCTTTGACGTCATCGCCGTGGTGCTGGTGGTGGGGGCAGTGCTTCTGTTGGTGGCCATCCCAGCGAAGCAGTTGAAGGAGCGCTCACACAGCTGA
- a CDS encoding lipid-transfer protein, which translates to MSEHVLVAGVGMIPFSKPGNSPSYIDMGAEAVRLALADAGLDYHQVQMAFAGYVYGDTTCGQAALYRVGRTAIPVFNVNNACATGSSALYLARAAVQSGQVECALAVGFEQMRPGPTRSNFDDRPLPRGEYLPIQDELCSDAGEIPRNLITFGGAGREHMRKYGTQMSTFAAIRAKASRHAANNPLALFKKVVTTEEVMNDQVMWEGVMTRMMACPPTCGAAAAIICSPAFARKHGLRRDVAILGQSLVTDPVESFEPKTMTGFVGAYMTERAAGAVYEQAGVGPQDIRAVELHDCFAHNELLTYEALGLCPQGGAEQFILDGDNTYGGRVVTNPSGGLLCKGHPLGATGLAQCYELTHQLRGSAGARQVEGLQHGLQHNLGLGGACVVTLYGKQ; encoded by the coding sequence ATGAGTGAACATGTACTCGTAGCCGGGGTCGGCATGATCCCTTTCAGTAAACCAGGCAACAGTCCCAGCTACATCGACATGGGGGCCGAGGCCGTGCGCCTGGCGTTGGCCGATGCCGGCCTTGACTACCACCAGGTGCAGATGGCCTTCGCCGGTTACGTCTATGGCGATACCACCTGCGGTCAAGCGGCGCTGTACCGGGTCGGGCGCACTGCGATTCCGGTGTTCAACGTCAACAACGCCTGCGCCACCGGCTCGAGCGCCCTTTACCTGGCCCGTGCCGCGGTGCAAAGCGGTCAGGTCGAGTGCGCCCTGGCGGTAGGGTTTGAACAGATGCGTCCAGGCCCGACCCGCTCCAATTTCGACGACCGTCCGCTGCCGCGTGGCGAATACCTGCCGATCCAGGATGAGTTGTGCAGCGATGCCGGTGAAATCCCGCGCAACCTGATCACCTTCGGCGGTGCCGGGCGCGAGCACATGCGCAAGTACGGTACGCAGATGAGCACGTTCGCTGCCATCCGCGCCAAGGCCAGCCGCCATGCCGCCAACAACCCGCTGGCGCTGTTCAAGAAGGTGGTGACCACCGAAGAGGTGATGAACGACCAAGTGATGTGGGAAGGGGTGATGACCCGCATGATGGCCTGCCCACCGACCTGCGGTGCGGCGGCAGCGATCATTTGTTCGCCGGCCTTTGCACGCAAACATGGCCTGCGCCGCGACGTGGCGATCCTCGGGCAGTCGCTTGTGACCGACCCGGTGGAATCGTTCGAGCCCAAGACCATGACCGGCTTTGTCGGTGCCTACATGACCGAGCGTGCCGCAGGTGCGGTGTATGAGCAGGCCGGTGTTGGTCCCCAGGATATCCGCGCGGTCGAGTTGCACGACTGCTTCGCTCACAACGAACTGCTGACCTACGAGGCCCTGGGCCTGTGCCCGCAGGGTGGCGCCGAACAGTTCATTCTCGACGGCGACAACACCTACGGTGGCCGCGTGGTCACCAACCCCTCGGGCGGGCTGTTGTGCAAAGGCCACCCCCTGGGTGCCACGGGCCTGGCCCAGTGCTATGAACTGACCCATCAACTGCGCGGCAGCGCCGGTGCCCGCCAGGTCGAAGGCCTGCAGCACGGCTTGCAACACAACCTCGGCCTGGGTGGCGCCTGCGTGGTGACCCTCTACGGCAAGCAGTAA
- a CDS encoding acyl-CoA dehydrogenase family protein: MDVQRTFYREDHELFRTAVRRFLERDYLPRQEAHAPLERQLWLKAGREGLLCVTLPAQFGGGGDFGHAAIICEEFARAGIHERVMALHSQTIAPCIASLADEQQQQRWLPGICSGQTLLALAVSSAHGEGAWPPLAVRDGNDWLINGSTCAVGNGGDFDLLLLACQTVNVDGSTGLSLIMVERTCAGVHRTPDAPACGDAEGVALSLADVRVPFSHLLGDVGGGQAYLDAALSQEHLLSAIFSAAYLERLVDLSLDQAKWADDQGQRSWDRQDTRHQLADIKARAVALRLMVDHYLGAQLGRALTPGQVAIAAVFARQTLNSCVGHLRPQIDDKPFAAGLMPGPAQWPLHEFIADAM; the protein is encoded by the coding sequence ATGGACGTTCAACGCACGTTTTACCGCGAAGATCATGAGTTGTTCCGCACGGCAGTGCGGCGCTTTCTGGAACGCGATTATTTGCCGCGCCAGGAGGCGCATGCACCCCTTGAGCGTCAGCTGTGGCTGAAGGCTGGGCGTGAAGGTTTGCTGTGCGTGACCTTGCCTGCACAGTTCGGGGGAGGTGGCGACTTCGGCCACGCCGCGATCATCTGCGAGGAGTTTGCCCGTGCCGGTATCCATGAGCGAGTGATGGCCCTGCATTCGCAGACCATCGCCCCATGCATTGCCAGCTTGGCCGATGAACAACAGCAGCAACGCTGGCTTCCCGGGATTTGCAGCGGCCAGACCCTTCTTGCCTTGGCCGTTTCCAGTGCTCATGGCGAGGGGGCATGGCCGCCGCTGGCGGTGCGTGACGGTAATGACTGGCTGATCAACGGCAGTACCTGCGCGGTGGGCAATGGCGGTGACTTCGACCTTCTGCTGCTGGCCTGCCAGACCGTCAATGTCGACGGTAGCACGGGCTTGAGCCTGATCATGGTTGAGCGTACCTGTGCCGGTGTGCACCGTACGCCTGATGCTCCGGCCTGCGGCGACGCCGAGGGTGTGGCGTTGAGCCTGGCCGACGTGCGCGTGCCGTTTAGTCATCTGCTTGGCGATGTCGGTGGCGGCCAAGCCTACCTGGATGCAGCCTTGAGTCAGGAGCACTTGCTGTCGGCGATTTTTTCCGCCGCTTATCTGGAACGCTTAGTGGACCTGAGCCTTGACCAGGCCAAGTGGGCCGACGATCAAGGCCAACGGTCTTGGGACCGTCAGGACACCCGTCATCAACTGGCTGACATCAAAGCACGCGCGGTGGCCTTGCGCCTGATGGTCGACCATTACCTTGGCGCACAGCTGGGTCGAGCGCTGACACCTGGACAGGTGGCTATTGCCGCGGTGTTTGCCCGCCAAACCTTGAACAGTTGCGTGGGGCACTTGCGCCCACAGATTGACGACAAGCCATTCGCAGCAGGCCTGATGCCAGGCCCTGCGCAATGGCCCTTGCATGAATTCATCGCTGACGCGATGTGA
- a CDS encoding DUF2889 domain-containing protein, with amino-acid sequence MTTTTPVLTRTLLHTREILCQGYQRSDGLFDIEGRLQDLTNAPTDLPFHSVGEGGTIHDMRLVMTIDADMVIQHIVATTAVGASPFCAEISSAYSRLQGVKIAAGFKRKMKDIVGGAQGCTHLTELLERMATTAMQTLFSTYRAHASQRAANGQQRQVAVRPWVIGTCHAYREDGDAVRLLWPQGLPKA; translated from the coding sequence ATGACGACTACCACGCCAGTACTCACCCGTACCTTGCTGCATACCCGTGAGATTTTATGCCAGGGCTACCAGCGTAGCGACGGCCTCTTTGATATCGAAGGGCGGCTGCAAGACCTGACCAACGCGCCCACCGACCTGCCGTTCCACTCGGTGGGCGAGGGCGGCACCATTCACGACATGCGCCTGGTCATGACCATTGATGCCGACATGGTTATTCAGCACATCGTCGCTACCACAGCCGTGGGCGCCAGTCCGTTTTGTGCCGAGATCAGTAGCGCCTATTCGCGTCTGCAAGGGGTAAAGATCGCTGCGGGTTTCAAACGCAAAATGAAGGACATTGTCGGCGGCGCGCAGGGCTGTACGCACCTGACTGAATTGCTTGAGCGCATGGCCACCACCGCCATGCAAACCCTATTTTCCACCTATCGGGCGCACGCCAGCCAGCGCGCGGCCAATGGTCAGCAGCGGCAAGTGGCGGTGCGACCCTGGGTTATCGGCACCTGCCACGCCTACCGAGAAGACGGCGATGCGGTTCGACTGCTGTGGCCGCAAGGGCTGCCGAAAGCCTGA
- a CDS encoding SDR family NAD(P)-dependent oxidoreductase produces the protein MDKTLAGKVAIVTGSGRGIGRCVALKFAEKGARVIINDLDQAPAEEVIAEIRALGSDAVACIGNVSAPDFGERIVQTALQAFGRIDIIVNNAGFTWDNVIQKMGDEQWDAILDCHLKAPFRILRAAYPYFREASKAEAEAGQEVFRKVVNISSVSGTQGNAGQVNYSSAKAGIMGMTKTLAKEWGRMKVNVNCVAFGFIETRLTQSTTEEKTVQVEGRDIKVGVNPDRIAAASREIALGRPGTAEEAAGSVYMFCIPESDYVTGQTIICGGGRGGF, from the coding sequence ATGGACAAGACACTTGCAGGAAAAGTTGCCATCGTCACCGGCTCTGGCCGAGGTATCGGCCGCTGTGTAGCACTGAAGTTCGCCGAAAAGGGCGCCCGGGTGATCATCAATGACCTGGACCAGGCGCCCGCTGAAGAAGTGATCGCCGAAATCCGCGCACTGGGCAGCGACGCTGTCGCCTGTATCGGCAACGTATCGGCACCGGACTTTGGCGAGCGCATCGTGCAGACCGCGCTGCAGGCGTTCGGGCGTATCGACATTATCGTCAACAATGCCGGCTTCACCTGGGACAACGTCATCCAGAAGATGGGCGATGAACAATGGGATGCGATTCTCGACTGCCACCTCAAGGCGCCGTTCCGCATCCTGCGTGCGGCCTACCCGTACTTTCGCGAAGCCAGCAAGGCCGAAGCTGAAGCGGGCCAGGAAGTGTTCCGCAAAGTGGTCAACATCTCCTCGGTGTCGGGCACCCAAGGTAATGCGGGCCAGGTCAACTATTCCTCGGCCAAAGCCGGGATCATGGGCATGACCAAGACCCTGGCCAAGGAGTGGGGGCGAATGAAGGTCAACGTCAACTGCGTGGCGTTCGGCTTTATCGAAACACGCCTGACCCAATCGACCACTGAAGAAAAGACCGTGCAGGTCGAAGGCCGCGACATCAAGGTCGGCGTAAATCCGGACCGCATCGCCGCCGCCAGCCGTGAAATCGCGCTCGGCCGACCAGGAACTGCCGAAGAGGCGGCCGGTTCGGTGTACATGTTCTGCATTCCTGAATCGGACTATGTCACTGGCCAGACCATCATCTGTGGCGGCGGTCGCGGCGGCTTCTAA
- a CDS encoding electron transfer flavoprotein subunit alpha/FixB family protein produces MAILVIAEHQGGAVVSATLNTVTAATQIGGDIHVLVAGQAVAAVAEAAAAIAGVTKVLVADDIAYAHQLPENIAPLVTGLVIEQTVIYTHVLAPATANGKNILPRVAAALDVDQISEIIAVESSDTFKRPIYAGNAIATVQSSAAVKVITVRATGFAPAAQSITGNAGAHCAAIEQLGVSHDAGVSRFIDEQLARSDRPELTAAKIVVSGGRGMQNGDNFKHLYSLADKLGAGVGASRAAVDAGYVANDMQVGQTGKIVAPQLYIAVGISGAIQHLAGMKDSKVIVAINKDDEAPIFQVADYGLVADLFEAVPELQAAL; encoded by the coding sequence ATGGCAATCCTAGTTATTGCAGAACACCAAGGCGGCGCCGTCGTCTCGGCAACCCTGAACACTGTGACCGCAGCGACGCAGATAGGGGGCGATATTCATGTGCTGGTTGCGGGCCAGGCAGTGGCTGCCGTGGCTGAAGCGGCCGCCGCCATCGCCGGGGTGACCAAGGTACTGGTGGCCGACGATATTGCCTATGCCCATCAACTGCCGGAAAACATCGCACCGCTGGTAACGGGTCTGGTGATCGAACAAACGGTGATCTACACCCACGTGCTGGCGCCAGCCACCGCCAACGGCAAGAACATCCTGCCACGGGTGGCTGCGGCACTGGATGTTGACCAGATCTCCGAGATCATCGCGGTGGAGTCGTCCGACACCTTCAAACGGCCAATCTATGCCGGTAACGCCATTGCCACGGTGCAATCGAGTGCGGCGGTGAAAGTTATTACGGTTCGGGCAACCGGGTTTGCGCCTGCTGCGCAGTCGATCACCGGCAATGCGGGCGCTCACTGTGCGGCGATTGAGCAACTAGGCGTTAGCCATGACGCCGGTGTTTCGCGTTTTATCGACGAGCAACTGGCCAGATCCGACCGTCCCGAACTGACCGCCGCCAAGATCGTCGTCTCCGGTGGGCGTGGCATGCAGAACGGCGACAACTTCAAGCACCTGTACAGCCTGGCCGACAAGCTCGGCGCTGGGGTCGGCGCCTCTCGGGCGGCGGTCGATGCCGGTTATGTCGCCAACGACATGCAGGTCGGCCAGACCGGCAAGATCGTTGCCCCACAGTTGTACATTGCGGTGGGCATCTCCGGTGCGATCCAGCACTTGGCCGGGATGAAAGACTCCAAGGTCATCGTTGCGATCAACAAGGACGACGAGGCACCGATTTTCCAGGTCGCCGATTACGGCCTGGTCGCCGACCTGTTCGAGGCGGTGCCTGAACTGCAAGCGGCACTCTGA
- a CDS encoding LuxR C-terminal-related transcriptional regulator, protein MPEAHDGVPTARTSTKYACPKSADSHLQRSRLLQQMAQGDTTRLILIRAAAGFGKTTLLQQYRDHCLTTGKQVLWINLEPADNDLPRFLRLLAHGLQPYLPVTVEPGSSPRVEDLLELIAASPRPFAILLDEVEVIHNTEVLELLQQLVELLPAGCVLAMASRASPAIGLGRIRARGQLLEIRPGDLRFTPEESMAFIRDKRQIPLRDNELATLYRCTEGWIAGLYLASLSLKDRDDHAAFIASFSGSNLELAEYLTEDILMRQSEACRLFLMQTSILEQFCVPLCQAVTGRSDSATMLEHLDRTNLFLVPVDSQQQWFRYHHLFASFLRHALERIHSDMAKHLHETAANWFFNAAQPIPAIEHLFSAGLHDEAARRINQHLDTLIDSGRTRLLLRWLDRIAQETRDAYPYLCKSYAWLLATTTRMKDALQVAQRLEQVNGPEYAYVGQVLHCLQLGAIDQAEECCSLGLALLASMPVDEVHLYMVLASSVAMNLVANGRYDEARSLLSTALQRNPRINVSFLRHTFSVNESILDLIQGRLSNALVRMQSAVETPHGSGQLKPHEAKLSLDIFHGLLMYESAAFDEAHTCLSRCLYFAKQVISPENQIVTHVLTARIAYNKGDRTTWMRCLVELEQIGQQVGSRRLQCSAWLERMRVAILEQRLDVASQALHSAELNGDWDRPDFIRFANEVDTPSIARQRLRIAQGEGALAAKSLRQAIEQARHWQHVRRELKLHILLAMALDSQQQSQEAFQALNDALRLASHEGFLGTFIEEGERLAGLVQRWAVVGKPRCKELGIEPGFVDDLLQHLGRHADVNPGEQDDNGAQQVLTGREYQILQLLAVGLKNRDIAEKVFLSEFTVKSHLQKIYAKLDTNGRTETLAIARARGWIA, encoded by the coding sequence ATGCCAGAAGCACATGACGGGGTTCCCACCGCCAGAACCTCCACCAAATATGCCTGCCCGAAATCCGCCGACAGTCACCTGCAGCGTTCGCGTCTGCTGCAGCAGATGGCCCAGGGTGACACCACCCGGCTGATCCTGATTCGCGCGGCAGCAGGGTTCGGTAAGACCACCCTGTTGCAGCAATACCGTGACCACTGCCTGACGACCGGTAAACAGGTGCTGTGGATCAACCTTGAGCCCGCCGACAATGACCTGCCGCGTTTCTTGCGCCTGTTGGCCCATGGGCTGCAGCCTTATCTGCCGGTGACCGTGGAACCCGGTTCGTCACCACGGGTAGAGGACCTGCTGGAGTTGATCGCCGCCAGCCCTCGGCCCTTTGCCATCCTCTTGGATGAAGTCGAAGTGATTCACAACACCGAGGTGCTGGAATTGCTCCAGCAACTGGTCGAGCTGTTGCCCGCCGGGTGCGTCCTGGCCATGGCCTCCCGGGCTTCGCCAGCCATCGGCCTGGGCCGTATCCGCGCCCGTGGCCAGCTATTGGAGATCAGGCCGGGCGACTTGCGCTTCACCCCTGAAGAATCGATGGCCTTTATCCGCGACAAACGCCAGATTCCCTTGCGCGACAATGAGCTGGCAACGCTCTACCGCTGCACGGAAGGCTGGATCGCCGGGCTTTACCTGGCCAGCCTCTCGCTCAAAGACCGCGATGACCACGCGGCCTTTATTGCCTCATTCTCAGGCTCAAACCTGGAGTTGGCCGAGTACCTGACTGAAGATATCCTCATGCGTCAGAGCGAAGCGTGCCGCCTGTTCCTGATGCAAACCAGCATCCTCGAGCAGTTCTGCGTGCCGCTGTGCCAGGCCGTGACGGGCCGCAGCGACAGCGCGACCATGCTTGAGCACCTGGACCGTACCAACCTGTTCCTGGTGCCGGTGGACAGTCAGCAACAGTGGTTCCGTTACCACCATTTGTTCGCCAGTTTCTTGCGCCACGCACTGGAGCGCATACACTCGGACATGGCCAAGCACCTGCACGAAACGGCGGCCAACTGGTTCTTCAACGCCGCGCAACCGATCCCGGCCATCGAGCACCTGTTCAGCGCCGGCCTGCACGACGAAGCCGCCCGACGGATTAACCAGCACCTGGACACCCTGATCGACAGCGGCCGTACCCGGCTATTGCTGCGCTGGCTGGATCGCATCGCCCAGGAAACCCGCGACGCCTACCCTTACCTGTGCAAGTCCTACGCTTGGCTACTGGCCACTACCACGCGAATGAAGGACGCCTTGCAGGTCGCCCAACGCCTGGAGCAGGTCAACGGTCCCGAGTACGCCTACGTCGGTCAGGTATTGCACTGCCTGCAACTGGGCGCCATCGACCAGGCCGAGGAATGTTGCAGCCTGGGCCTGGCATTGCTCGCCAGCATGCCCGTCGATGAAGTGCACCTGTACATGGTGCTAGCCAGCTCGGTGGCGATGAATCTGGTCGCCAACGGCCGCTACGATGAAGCCCGCAGTCTGCTGTCGACGGCGCTGCAACGTAATCCGCGGATCAACGTCAGCTTTTTGCGCCACACCTTTAGCGTCAACGAAAGCATCCTTGACCTGATCCAGGGGCGCCTGAGCAATGCGCTGGTCCGAATGCAGAGCGCGGTGGAAACCCCGCACGGCAGCGGTCAGCTCAAACCCCATGAGGCAAAGCTGTCGCTGGATATTTTTCATGGTTTGCTGATGTATGAAAGCGCCGCCTTCGATGAGGCGCACACGTGCCTGTCGCGCTGCCTGTACTTTGCCAAACAGGTCATCTCACCGGAAAACCAGATCGTCACCCATGTGCTCACCGCCCGCATCGCCTACAACAAGGGCGACCGCACCACCTGGATGCGCTGCCTGGTCGAGTTGGAGCAGATCGGCCAGCAAGTCGGCTCACGCCGCCTGCAATGCTCGGCCTGGCTGGAACGAATGCGCGTGGCGATTCTCGAACAGCGCCTGGATGTGGCCAGCCAGGCGCTGCATTCGGCTGAATTGAACGGCGACTGGGACCGTCCGGACTTCATCCGCTTTGCCAACGAGGTCGACACCCCGAGCATCGCCCGCCAACGCTTGCGCATTGCCCAGGGTGAAGGCGCGCTCGCAGCCAAGTCCCTGCGCCAGGCCATCGAACAAGCCCGGCACTGGCAGCATGTGCGTCGCGAGTTGAAGCTGCACATACTCCTGGCCATGGCCCTGGACAGCCAGCAGCAATCCCAGGAGGCATTCCAGGCACTCAATGACGCCTTGCGCCTGGCCAGCCATGAGGGTTTTCTCGGCACCTTCATCGAAGAAGGCGAACGCCTGGCAGGCCTGGTGCAGCGCTGGGCCGTGGTGGGCAAGCCGCGTTGCAAGGAACTGGGCATCGAGCCTGGTTTCGTTGATGACCTGCTGCAACATCTGGGGCGGCATGCAGACGTCAATCCGGGCGAACAGGACGATAACGGCGCCCAGCAGGTACTGACCGGGCGCGAGTATCAGATCCTTCAGCTATTGGCAGTGGGCCTGAAGAACCGCGATATTGCCGAGAAGGTGTTTCTCTCCGAATTTACCGTCAAATCGCACCTGCAGAAGATCTACGCCAAGCTCGACACCAACGGTCGCACTGAAACACTGGCCATCGCCCGCGCGCGCGGCTGGATTGCCTGA